Part of the Kineococcus aurantiacus genome, AGAACGGGGTCGACGGCGTCTACACGGGCGACCCCCGCAAGGACCCGACCGCGACCAAGATCGAGACGATCACCTACTCCGAGGCCCTGCAGAAGAACCTGCGCGTCGTCGACACGACGGCCTTCAGCCTCTGCATGGACAACCGGCTGCCGATGATCGTCTTCGGCATGGAGGGCCAGGGCGTGGCGCGCGCGCTGCGGGGTGAGAGGATCGGCACGCAGGTGATCGCGGGCTGACGCTTCGTCAGCCCGTGTCGGGGCCTGCGGCGACAGGACGAAGGACGAAGGGACCACCGTGATCGACGACACCCTCCTCGAGGCCGAGGAGAAGATGGAAAAGGCCGTCGAGGTCGCCAAGGAGGACTTCGGGGCGATCCGCACCGGCCGCGCCAACGCCGCGATGTTCTTCAAGATCATGGTGGACTACTACGGCGCACCCACGCCGCTGCAGCAGCTCGCGAGCTTCCAGATCCCCGAAGCCCGCTCGGTCCTCATCACCCCCTTCGACCGGGGCGCGATGGGCGAGATCGAGAAGGCGCTGCGCAACTCCGACCTCGGCGTCAACCCGGGCAACGACGGCAACGTCATCCGCATCGTGCTGCCGCAGCTGACCGAGGAGCGCCGCAAGGACTACATCAAGCTCGCCCGGTCCAAGGCCGAGGACGCCCGCGTCTCGCTGCGCAACGTCCGCCGCCGGGCCAAGGAGGAGCTCGACCGCATCGTCAAGGACGGCGAGGCCGGCGAGGACGAGGTCACCCGCGCCGAGAAGGAGCTGGAGTCGGTGACCAAGAGGCACGTCGACGCCGTCGACGAGCTGCTCAAGAACAAGGAAGCCGAGCTCCTCGCCGTCTGAGGACCACCGGCGACGACGAACCGTGACCAGCGAGACCACGCGGAGGCCGCCGCGGCGAGCCGGACGCAACCTGCCCGCCGCGATCGGCATGGGACTGGCGATGGGCGGTGTCCTGGTCGCGAGCCTATTCGTCCGCCGCGAGGCCTTCCTCGTGCTGGCCAGCGCGGCGGTGCTCTACGGCACCGTGGAGATGGTCCGCGCCTTCCGCGCGCGGCACCTGCGCATCCCCGTCCTGCCGCCCGTCGCGGGCACGCTCGCGATGCTGCCCGGCGCCTACCTCGGCGGGGGCGAGACGCTGTTCGTGGCGTACGCCCTGACGGTGTTCGCGGTGCTCGTGCACCGGCTCGTCGCCGGCGGTGACGAGGACCACGGCTCGCCCGTGCCGGTGCCCCCGGTCCGCGACGTCGTCGGCGGCATCTTCATCGTCACCTACGGGCCGCTGCTGGCCGGCTTCGCCATGCTCATGCTGGCCGCGACGCAGGGCGCGTGGCGGGTCCTGATCTTCGTGCTGGTCGTCGTCGGCAGCGACGTCGGCGGGTACGCGGCCGGCGTCCTGTTCGGCAAGCACCCCATGGCCCCCTCGATCAGCCCGAAGAAGTCCTGGGAGGGCACGGCCGGCTCGCTCGTCGTCGGGGCCCTGGCCGGGGGGCTGGCCGTGCCGCTGGCCCTGGGCGGGCACTGGTGGCAGGGCGTCGTCCTGGGCCTGGTGACGGTGGTCGTGGCCATCGGCGGGGACCTGTCGGAGTCGATGCTCAAGCGGGACCTCGGCATCAAGGACATGGGCACGCTGCTGCCCGGTCACGGCGGGGTCATGGACCGGCTGGACTCCCTGCTGCCCGCGGCGCCGGTGGTGCACCTGCTGCTGGTGTGGTTCGTCGGCCCCTGACCCGCCGAACCGCCCTTACCATGGAGTCACGATGTCGACTCCCGCAGACCTCACCTCCCCGCCGCGCGAGCCCCTGCCGCTGGCCCCGGCCGGCCCCGGCAAGCTCGTCATGTCGGCCCCGCGCCGCGGCAAGCCGCCGCGGCACTTCGTCGACCTCGAACCCGCCGAGCGCGGCGAGGCGATGGTCGCGCTGGGGGAGAAGGCCTTCCGCGGCAAGCAGCTCGCCACGCAGTGGTTCGAGCG contains:
- the frr gene encoding ribosome recycling factor — encoded protein: MIDDTLLEAEEKMEKAVEVAKEDFGAIRTGRANAAMFFKIMVDYYGAPTPLQQLASFQIPEARSVLITPFDRGAMGEIEKALRNSDLGVNPGNDGNVIRIVLPQLTEERRKDYIKLARSKAEDARVSLRNVRRRAKEELDRIVKDGEAGEDEVTRAEKELESVTKRHVDAVDELLKNKEAELLAV
- a CDS encoding phosphatidate cytidylyltransferase — its product is MTSETTRRPPRRAGRNLPAAIGMGLAMGGVLVASLFVRREAFLVLASAAVLYGTVEMVRAFRARHLRIPVLPPVAGTLAMLPGAYLGGGETLFVAYALTVFAVLVHRLVAGGDEDHGSPVPVPPVRDVVGGIFIVTYGPLLAGFAMLMLAATQGAWRVLIFVLVVVGSDVGGYAAGVLFGKHPMAPSISPKKSWEGTAGSLVVGALAGGLAVPLALGGHWWQGVVLGLVTVVVAIGGDLSESMLKRDLGIKDMGTLLPGHGGVMDRLDSLLPAAPVVHLLLVWFVGP